The Thermus brockianus genome window below encodes:
- a CDS encoding transposase gives MRGALAAGSARVSEMVASLPSPLQNRFHQAKALYRFLSNPRVEAEALLDRVYQESATALEGEEVLVLLDLSPVAKPYARALEGIARVGKDRRPGYELLTALGLDPAGRLALGYAHLVAYGERGFASLPKEVEGAIEAARERLGGVGRRLVYVADRGFDDRKVFGQVLALGEEFVVRVYRDRKLGEGGSLAKVASSLALPCGEEVELRVGGRYQRVRLHFGWREVEVEGRRLHLVVCRVPALGRRGEWWLLTSLPVRGREEAAQVVEAYRRRWEVERFFRLLKTGLGLETFQVRGLARIRKVVAVLLGLAVFLWEVERLGDPFKGFLLQLGGKLGLPSERDGPYLLLRGLVRLLNYEVTQELLKQAKGGRGRSFG, from the coding sequence GTGCGGGGCGCCTTGGCCGCAGGCTCAGCCCGGGTGAGCGAGATGGTGGCCTCGCTCCCTTCTCCCCTCCAGAACCGCTTCCACCAGGCCAAAGCCCTTTACCGCTTCCTGTCCAACCCACGGGTGGAGGCAGAAGCCCTCCTTGACCGGGTCTATCAGGAGAGCGCGACTGCCCTGGAGGGTGAGGAGGTTCTGGTCCTCCTGGACCTGAGCCCGGTGGCCAAGCCCTATGCCCGGGCCCTGGAGGGGATAGCCCGGGTGGGGAAGGATAGGCGGCCCGGGTACGAGCTCCTCACCGCCCTGGGGTTGGACCCCGCGGGGCGGCTGGCCCTGGGGTACGCCCACCTGGTGGCCTACGGGGAGAGGGGGTTTGCCAGCCTGCCCAAGGAGGTGGAGGGAGCCATTGAGGCGGCCCGGGAGCGATTGGGGGGCGTGGGCAGGAGGCTGGTGTATGTGGCGGACCGGGGGTTTGACGACCGGAAGGTGTTTGGGCAGGTGCTGGCCCTGGGGGAGGAGTTCGTGGTGCGGGTCTACCGGGACCGGAAGCTTGGGGAGGGGGGTTCTCTGGCGAAGGTGGCTTCTTCCCTGGCCCTTCCCTGTGGGGAGGAGGTGGAGCTGAGGGTAGGGGGCAGGTACCAGCGGGTGCGGCTCCACTTCGGATGGAGGGAGGTGGAGGTGGAGGGGAGGCGGCTCCACCTGGTGGTCTGCCGGGTGCCAGCCCTGGGGCGGCGTGGGGAGTGGTGGCTACTGACCAGCTTGCCGGTGAGGGGGAGGGAGGAGGCGGCGCAGGTGGTGGAGGCGTACCGCAGGCGGTGGGAGGTGGAGCGGTTCTTCCGGCTTTTGAAGACGGGGCTGGGGCTTGAGACCTTCCAGGTGCGGGGGCTTGCCCGGATCCGGAAGGTGGTGGCGGTTTTGCTGGGGCTGGCGGTGTTCCTTTGGGAAGTTGAGCGGTTGGGGGATCCGTTCAAGGGGTTTCTTTTGCAGCTCGGGGGCAAGCTGGGGCTGCCCAGCGAGAGGGATGGTCCGTACCTGCTCCTGAGGGGCCTGGTTCGCCTGCTCAACTATGAAGTCACCCAAGAACTCTTGAAGCAGGCTAAGGGAGGGCGAGGAAGGAGTTTTGGGTAA
- a CDS encoding 3D domain-containing protein, which yields MRGLATALLLALAIAGGFAQEAKRVLVLQATAYTSSVRETDATPFVTATGMRTRLGVLAVSRDLLKVLPYGTKVRLRDLGSVYGRGKGQFDYLFQGRIFVVADVMHPRMREKVDVWLPDRATAVRFGRRLVELVVVEYPRR from the coding sequence ATGCGGGGTTTAGCCACGGCGCTCCTCTTGGCCCTCGCCATTGCGGGGGGCTTCGCCCAGGAGGCGAAAAGGGTCCTGGTTCTCCAGGCCACGGCCTACACTTCCAGCGTCCGGGAAACCGACGCCACACCTTTTGTGACCGCCACGGGGATGCGCACCCGGCTTGGGGTTTTGGCGGTGAGCCGGGACCTCCTCAAGGTGCTTCCCTACGGGACCAAGGTGCGCCTTCGCGACCTAGGGAGCGTGTACGGGAGGGGAAAGGGCCAGTTTGACTACCTCTTCCAAGGCCGCATCTTCGTGGTGGCGGACGTGATGCACCCTAGGATGCGGGAAAAGGTGGACGTCTGGCTCCCCGACCGGGCCACGGCGGTGCGCTTTGGCCGCCGCTTGGTGGAGCTGGTGGTGGTGGAGTACCCTAGGCGCTAG
- the fusA gene encoding elongation factor G — MAVKVAYDLKRLRNIGIAAHIDAGKTTTTERILYYTGKIHKIGEVHEGAATMDFMEQERERGITITAAVTTCFWKDHRINIIDTPGHVDFTIEVERSMRVLDGAIVVFDSSQGVEPQSETVWRQAEKYKVPRIAFANKMDKTGADLWLVIRTMEERLGARPVVMQLPIGREDTFSGIIDVLRMKAYTYGNDLGTDIREIPIPEEYQDQAREYHEKLIEVAADFDENIMLKYLEGEEPTEEELVAAIRKGTIDIKITPVFLGSALKNKGVQLLLDAVVDYLPSPLDIPPIRGTTPEGEEVEIHPDPDGPLAALAFKIMADPYVGRLTFIRVYSGTITSGSYVYNTTKGRKERVARLLRMHANHREEVEELKAGDLGAVVGLKETITGDTLVGEDAPRVVLESIEVPEPVIDVAIEPKTKADQDKLSQALARLAEEDPTFRVSTHPETGQTIISGMGELHLEIIVDRLKREFKVDANVGKPQVAYRETITRPVDVEGKFIRQTGGRGQYGHVKIKAEPLPRGSGFEFVNAIVGGVIPKEYIPAVQKGIEEAMQSGPLIGFPVVDVKVTLYDGSYHEVDSSEMAFKIAGSMAIKEAVQKGDPVILEPIMRVEVTTPEEYMGDVIGDLNSRRGQILGMEPRGNAQVIRAYVPLAEMFGYATDLRSKTQGRGSFVMFFDHYQEVPKQVQEKLIKGQ, encoded by the coding sequence ATGGCGGTTAAGGTAGCGTACGACCTAAAAAGGCTCCGCAACATCGGCATCGCCGCGCACATTGACGCCGGCAAGACCACCACCACCGAGCGCATCCTCTACTACACCGGCAAGATCCACAAGATCGGCGAGGTGCACGAGGGCGCGGCCACCATGGACTTCATGGAGCAGGAGCGGGAGCGGGGCATCACCATCACCGCCGCCGTGACTACCTGCTTCTGGAAGGACCACCGCATCAACATCATTGATACCCCCGGGCACGTGGACTTCACCATTGAGGTGGAGCGCTCCATGCGGGTGCTGGACGGGGCCATCGTGGTCTTTGACTCCAGCCAAGGGGTGGAGCCCCAGTCGGAGACCGTCTGGCGCCAGGCGGAGAAGTACAAGGTGCCCCGCATCGCCTTTGCCAACAAGATGGACAAGACGGGGGCGGACCTGTGGCTGGTGATCCGCACCATGGAGGAGCGCCTGGGGGCGCGCCCGGTGGTGATGCAACTTCCCATCGGCCGGGAGGACACCTTCTCGGGGATTATTGACGTGCTCCGGATGAAGGCCTACACCTACGGCAACGACCTGGGCACGGACATCCGGGAGATCCCCATCCCCGAGGAGTACCAGGACCAGGCCCGGGAGTACCACGAGAAGCTCATTGAGGTCGCCGCCGACTTTGACGAGAACATCATGCTCAAGTACCTCGAGGGCGAAGAGCCCACGGAGGAAGAGCTGGTGGCGGCCATCCGCAAGGGCACCATTGACATCAAGATCACCCCGGTGTTCCTGGGCTCGGCCCTGAAGAACAAGGGTGTCCAGCTCCTCCTGGATGCCGTGGTGGATTACCTGCCCTCCCCCTTGGACATCCCCCCCATCCGGGGCACCACGCCGGAGGGGGAGGAGGTGGAGATCCACCCCGACCCCGATGGCCCCCTGGCGGCCCTGGCCTTCAAGATCATGGCCGACCCCTACGTGGGCCGCCTCACCTTCATCCGCGTCTACTCCGGCACCATCACCTCGGGCTCCTACGTGTACAACACCACCAAGGGGCGCAAGGAGCGGGTGGCCCGGCTCCTTAGGATGCACGCCAACCACCGGGAAGAGGTGGAGGAGCTCAAGGCCGGGGACCTGGGGGCGGTGGTGGGCCTGAAGGAAACCATCACCGGGGATACCCTGGTGGGCGAGGATGCCCCCCGGGTGGTCCTGGAGTCCATTGAGGTCCCGGAGCCGGTCATAGACGTGGCCATTGAGCCCAAGACCAAGGCGGACCAGGACAAGCTTTCCCAGGCCCTGGCCCGCCTGGCGGAGGAAGACCCCACCTTCCGCGTGTCCACCCACCCCGAGACCGGCCAGACCATCATCTCCGGGATGGGAGAGCTCCACCTGGAGATCATCGTGGACCGGCTCAAGCGGGAGTTTAAGGTGGACGCCAACGTGGGCAAGCCCCAGGTGGCCTACCGGGAGACCATCACCCGCCCCGTGGACGTGGAGGGCAAGTTCATCCGCCAGACCGGTGGCCGTGGCCAGTACGGCCACGTGAAGATCAAGGCCGAGCCCCTGCCCCGGGGTTCCGGCTTTGAGTTCGTCAACGCCATCGTGGGCGGCGTGATCCCCAAGGAGTACATCCCCGCCGTGCAGAAGGGCATTGAGGAGGCCATGCAGTCGGGTCCCCTCATCGGCTTCCCCGTGGTGGACGTCAAGGTAACCCTCTACGACGGCTCCTACCACGAGGTGGACTCCTCGGAAATGGCCTTCAAGATCGCCGGCTCCATGGCCATCAAGGAGGCGGTGCAGAAGGGGGACCCGGTGATCCTCGAGCCCATCATGCGGGTGGAGGTCACCACGCCCGAGGAGTACATGGGGGACGTCATCGGCGACCTGAACTCCCGCCGGGGCCAGATCCTGGGGATGGAGCCCCGGGGCAACGCCCAGGTGATCCGGGCCTACGTGCCCCTGGCGGAGATGTTCGGCTACGCCACCGATCTAAGGTCCAAGACCCAAGGCAGGGGCTCCTTCGTCATGTTCTTCGATCACTACCAGGAGGTCCCCAAGCAGGTGCAGGAGAAGCTCATCAAGGGGCAGTAA
- a CDS encoding Asp23/Gls24 family envelope stress response protein, with the protein MQGRVTVTETALASLLALAAHEVPGVVGMAPAGLKEQVVRILGRQEASEGVVVRPDPTNPGKYAADFYVVVALGARIPTVVESLAERVAFAAKHLAGVELSQVRVHVVGVGRA; encoded by the coding sequence GTGCAAGGGCGTGTGACGGTGACGGAAACCGCCTTGGCTTCCTTGTTGGCCTTGGCGGCCCACGAGGTGCCGGGGGTGGTGGGCATGGCCCCGGCGGGCCTTAAGGAACAGGTGGTGCGCATCCTGGGGCGGCAGGAGGCGAGCGAGGGGGTGGTGGTCCGCCCGGACCCCACGAACCCGGGCAAGTACGCCGCCGACTTCTACGTGGTGGTCGCCTTGGGGGCCCGCATCCCCACGGTGGTGGAGTCCTTGGCGGAGCGGGTGGCCTTCGCCGCCAAGCACCTGGCAGGGGTGGAGCTTTCCCAGGTGCGGGTGCACGTGGTGGGGGTGGGGCGTGCGTAA
- a CDS encoding ABC transporter permease has protein sequence MRFALFLAWAHLKRRPLQTALALLGVGVGVAVLLAALSLTNGFVSGLVRATLKAYPHLVLFSLGAELPPLPLHPEVEHAAPFAATKALLTRPAEGARGPGVDFATLVGLGEGGEALYPELGLSLEPGGIYLGSALMQSLGAVVGDRIYALSATQERVALRVLGSFRTGNYLLDAGYAFVDLKAVEKLSGLKAQGYQVRLKDPWRAKEVGLALAGTRFFPQAWQDTQRTLLEQLSLQKRVLGILVFLIVAVAALGVANLLVLKVVEKTPEIALLRAMGASRTTVGLVFALEGVFLGAGGVLLGNLLGYLLCLYLALRPLDLPGELYFLTHLPVEMRLSDFLVVSGASLLATFLSSLLPLFRALRVQPGVVLR, from the coding sequence GTGCGCTTCGCCCTCTTCCTCGCCTGGGCCCACCTAAAGCGAAGACCGCTTCAGACCGCCTTGGCCCTTTTAGGGGTGGGGGTGGGGGTGGCGGTGCTCCTCGCCGCCCTTTCCCTCACCAACGGTTTCGTGAGCGGCCTGGTCCGGGCCACGCTCAAGGCCTATCCCCACCTGGTCCTCTTTAGCCTTGGGGCGGAGCTTCCACCCCTCCCCCTCCACCCCGAGGTGGAGCACGCTGCGCCCTTCGCCGCCACCAAGGCCCTCCTCACCCGCCCGGCGGAAGGGGCCCGGGGGCCCGGGGTGGACTTTGCCACCCTGGTGGGCCTGGGGGAAGGGGGAGAGGCCCTCTACCCCGAGCTCGGCCTGAGCCTGGAGCCCGGGGGCATCTACCTGGGCTCGGCCCTGATGCAGTCCTTGGGGGCGGTGGTGGGGGACCGGATCTATGCCCTCTCCGCTACCCAGGAGCGGGTGGCGCTTCGGGTCTTGGGGTCCTTTCGCACGGGGAACTACCTTCTGGACGCCGGTTACGCCTTCGTGGACCTGAAGGCTGTGGAAAAGCTTTCGGGCCTAAAAGCCCAGGGCTACCAGGTGCGGCTGAAGGACCCCTGGCGGGCCAAGGAGGTGGGGCTCGCCCTGGCGGGTACCCGCTTCTTCCCCCAGGCCTGGCAGGACACCCAGCGCACCCTCTTGGAGCAACTCTCCCTCCAAAAGCGGGTCTTGGGCATCCTGGTCTTCCTCATCGTGGCCGTGGCTGCCCTGGGGGTGGCGAACCTCCTGGTGCTCAAGGTGGTGGAGAAGACCCCAGAGATCGCCCTCCTCCGGGCCATGGGCGCCTCCAGGACCACCGTGGGCTTGGTGTTCGCCCTCGAGGGGGTCTTTTTGGGGGCGGGGGGCGTTCTCCTGGGCAACCTTCTCGGCTACCTCCTTTGCCTCTACCTGGCCCTTCGGCCTTTGGACCTCCCGGGGGAGCTCTACTTCCTCACCCATTTGCCGGTGGAGATGCGCCTTTCGGACTTCTTGGTGGTGAGTGGGGCAAGCCTTCTCGCCACCTTCCTCTCCTCCCTCCTTCCCCTTTTCCGTGCCCTCCGGGTCCAACCCGGGGTGGTCCTGCGGTAG
- the rpsG gene encoding 30S ribosomal protein S7, translating into MARRRRAEVRQLQPDLVYGDVVVSAFINKIMRDGKKNLAARIFYEACRIIQEKTGQEPLKIFKQAVENVKPRMEVRSRRVGGANYQVPMEVSPRRQQSLALRWLVQAANQRPERGAAVRIAHELMDAAEGKGGAVKKKEDVERMAEANRAYAHYRW; encoded by the coding sequence ATGGCGCGGAGAAGAAGAGCAGAGGTACGCCAACTCCAGCCCGACCTGGTCTACGGGGATGTGGTGGTGTCGGCCTTCATCAACAAGATCATGCGGGACGGGAAGAAGAACCTGGCCGCCCGCATCTTCTACGAGGCTTGCCGCATCATCCAGGAAAAGACCGGGCAGGAGCCTTTGAAGATCTTTAAGCAGGCGGTGGAGAACGTAAAGCCCCGCATGGAGGTGCGTTCCCGCCGTGTGGGTGGGGCCAACTACCAGGTGCCCATGGAGGTGTCCCCCCGCAGGCAGCAGTCCTTGGCCCTGCGCTGGCTGGTGCAGGCGGCCAACCAGCGCCCCGAGCGCGGCGCTGCGGTGCGCATCGCCCACGAGCTCATGGACGCCGCCGAGGGCAAGGGCGGGGCGGTCAAGAAAAAGGAGGACGTGGAGCGCATGGCCGAGGCCAACCGCGCCTACGCCCATTACCGGTGGTAA
- a CDS encoding DAK2 domain-containing protein translates to MRNWAPGELAEAFRYATDWFRVYVEELNALNVYPVPDGDTGTNMHLTLQSARRELDLADTSKMAEVARAIAYGSLLGARGNSGVILSQILKGFAEALRKKEALDPPTLVEALRLGAETGYKAVMKPVEGTILTVARAAGEGAKGDTLEAVLTSALEAAREALARTPELLPVLKQAGVVDAGGAGYVRFLEGIQGYALKLPLPEPPKVERYAQTAFATEEFGYCTEFLMEGVEVPIERIREAVAPFGDSLLVVGAEGYVKGHIHTDDPDGLLAAVARFGRMVRTKVEDMREQHTEILAMAGASEVPPPPTGLVAVALGHGVARVFRSLGARVVAGGQTQNPSVEDLLSAIRSVPSPKVILLPNNPNVFLAAEEAARLAREAGKEVYVLKTRTLGQGLAAAVRYLPEAEPEELLPEMEEAAKGAVTLDVTWASRDAEVDGLKVLKDKPIGLLDGKLVLVGETPEEVLEGLVRLAKEGKEVLTLFLGPNTPMEKAEEVAGRFPELAVEILPGGPDLYAYLGVLE, encoded by the coding sequence GTGCGTAACTGGGCCCCAGGCGAGCTGGCCGAGGCCTTCCGCTACGCCACGGACTGGTTCCGGGTGTACGTGGAAGAGCTCAACGCCCTCAACGTTTACCCGGTGCCGGATGGGGATACGGGCACCAACATGCACCTCACCCTGCAGTCCGCCCGGCGGGAGTTGGACCTGGCCGACACCTCCAAGATGGCCGAGGTGGCCCGGGCCATCGCCTACGGGAGCCTCTTGGGGGCCCGGGGGAATAGCGGGGTTATCCTTTCCCAGATCCTGAAGGGCTTCGCCGAGGCCCTTCGCAAAAAGGAGGCCCTGGACCCCCCCACCCTGGTGGAAGCCCTGCGCCTGGGGGCGGAAACGGGCTACAAGGCGGTGATGAAGCCCGTGGAGGGCACCATCCTCACCGTGGCCCGGGCGGCGGGGGAGGGGGCGAAGGGGGATACCCTCGAGGCCGTCCTCACCTCCGCCCTGGAGGCGGCCCGGGAGGCCTTGGCCCGCACCCCGGAGCTCCTTCCCGTGCTCAAGCAGGCGGGGGTGGTGGACGCCGGGGGGGCGGGGTACGTGCGCTTTTTGGAGGGCATTCAAGGCTATGCCCTGAAGCTTCCCCTTCCCGAGCCCCCCAAGGTGGAGCGCTACGCCCAGACCGCCTTCGCCACCGAGGAGTTCGGCTATTGCACGGAGTTCCTCATGGAAGGGGTGGAGGTGCCCATTGAGAGGATCCGGGAGGCGGTGGCGCCCTTTGGGGATTCCCTCCTGGTGGTGGGGGCGGAAGGCTACGTGAAGGGGCACATCCACACCGACGACCCCGATGGCCTTCTCGCCGCCGTGGCCCGCTTTGGCCGCATGGTGCGGACCAAGGTGGAGGACATGCGCGAGCAGCACACGGAGATCCTGGCCATGGCCGGGGCTTCCGAGGTACCCCCGCCCCCCACGGGCCTGGTGGCCGTGGCCCTGGGGCACGGGGTGGCCCGGGTATTCCGCAGCCTGGGGGCGCGGGTGGTGGCGGGGGGGCAGACGCAAAACCCCAGCGTGGAGGACCTCCTTTCCGCCATCCGAAGCGTGCCTAGCCCCAAGGTCATCCTCCTGCCCAACAACCCCAACGTCTTCCTGGCGGCGGAGGAGGCGGCCAGGCTGGCCCGGGAGGCGGGCAAGGAGGTCTACGTCCTAAAAACCCGCACCCTGGGCCAGGGCCTGGCGGCGGCGGTGCGCTACCTCCCCGAGGCGGAGCCGGAGGAGCTCCTTCCCGAGATGGAGGAGGCGGCCAAGGGGGCGGTGACCCTCGATGTCACCTGGGCCAGCCGGGATGCGGAGGTGGATGGGCTTAAGGTCCTGAAGGACAAGCCCATCGGCCTTTTGGACGGGAAGCTCGTCCTGGTGGGGGAAACGCCGGAGGAGGTTTTAGAGGGCCTTGTGCGCCTGGCCAAGGAGGGGAAGGAGGTCCTCACCCTCTTCCTCGGCCCCAACACCCCCATGGAGAAGGCGGAGGAGGTGGCGGGCCGCTTCCCCGAGCTTGCCGTGGAGATCCTGCCGGGGGGGCCGGACCTCTACGCCTACCTGGGGGTCTTGGAGTAG
- the rpsL gene encoding 30S ribosomal protein S12: protein MPTINQLVRKGREKVQKKSKVPALKGSPFRRGVCTVVRTVTPKKPNSALRKVAKVRLTSGYEVTAYIPGEGHNLQEHSVVLIRGGRVKDLPGVRYHIVRGVYDTQGVKDRKKSRSKYGTKRPKETKGAAPAKKK from the coding sequence CTGCCGACGATCAACCAGCTGGTCAGAAAGGGCCGCGAGAAGGTCCAAAAGAAGAGCAAGGTTCCGGCCTTGAAGGGCTCGCCCTTCCGCCGGGGGGTGTGCACGGTGGTGCGCACGGTCACCCCCAAGAAGCCCAACTCCGCCTTGCGGAAGGTGGCCAAGGTGCGCCTCACCTCGGGGTACGAGGTCACTGCCTACATCCCCGGCGAGGGGCACAACCTCCAGGAGCACTCCGTGGTCCTTATCCGGGGCGGCCGTGTGAAGGACCTTCCGGGTGTGCGCTACCACATCGTCCGTGGGGTCTACGATACCCAGGGCGTGAAGGACCGGAAGAAGAGCCGCTCCAAGTACGGGACCAAGAGGCCCAAGGAGACGAAGGGCGCGGCCCCGGCCAAGAAGAAGTAG